The Arvicola amphibius chromosome 5, mArvAmp1.2, whole genome shotgun sequence genome contains the following window.
CCGCTACCTCACTGACCTGCGCTTCGACAATATCTATGCCACCCGGCAGCTGGTTCAGCAGCTGGCCCAGGCTGGCGCCACACATCTGCTggcctctccacctccctggctGCTCCAAGCAGCCCAGCCAAAGCTGTCTCATGAGGAATTGCTGAGCTGTCTTCTCAGGCTGGGGCTACTGGCACTACTCCTAGTCGCTACAGCTGTGACAGCGGCCACAGACTATGGGGCCTTCCTCTTGGCGCAGGCAGCTGTGACCTGGGCTCAGAAGTTGCCCACTGTGCCCGTCACTCTCACAGTCAAGTATGACGTAAGTACGCCGAGGGGAACGCTCTGGGAATTATTCAGGTGGGCGGAGTCTGTTTAGTCCTGGGCTTTGGTCTCTGTTTGCTGGTTTGAGTCATCATCTTGGGATACGCCTGGGACAGATGGTGTGGAGGCACGgagaacaagaaaacagaaatggaacaCAGGAAGGGGCCAGGGCAAAGTGCAGCCcccagacacccccccccccattgctttCTCCAGCGGGGCCCCACCTCCTACTTTTTCACCTCCTTCCCACAAGGCCTTTGTGCTGTAGACCCATCAACGAATCGAATCATTGGTTAGAACAGAGCCCCCATGATCTGATCCCCTCATGATCTGTGATCCTCACAGATACACCCAGAGTGAACATTGCTGACAATTCTATCAAGCTGACGAGACCGTCACAATACCAAAACATCAATtggtgggactttttttttttcctctaaagacagggcttcactatgtagtcttgagTGATGTCAAACTCGATaaagcagaccaggctggcctcaaaatcacagagagctccacccacctctgcctcctcagtactgaaatcaaaggtgtgggctaccaccCTGGTGTACCCAGTGAgtgggtggaacccagggcttcctgcatgctaggcagtcACTCTACCGTCTGAGTCATTGATACATCCCCAGCTTTAAAAGTTTTCTCCAAAGTACTTTGGTAACATTTGTGTGGTGTCGCTTTGCTGGCTACTGAGTTACAGTTGTCCCTTGACCCATTCTGTAGATGGCAGGGATAGGGACTGGCCCGATGGCACCTCTGACGCAatccttttctctgttttgaagGCCTCATATAAACTCCTAGACTTCATCCTCTTCGTCCTCAACCAGCCTCCGGTGGAGGGCAAGTTTGCCTCAGCACCGCGCTCCTTCCAGTGGGAGCTGTACTCCATACCCCACGACTGCCACCTACCTCAGGCTCAACCGCCCCGAGTCAGGGCCGCGCTGACCGCGGGCGCCCTGCAGCTACTGGCGGGTGCCACCTTGGTGCTGCAGGCCTATGCTTGGCGCCTGCGGCATGCCATTGctgcctccttcttccctgtCCAGGAAGCCAGGAGAGTTAGCCACTTGCAGGGTCGGCTCCAGAGGAGACAAGATCGGAGTGACCACCTGGACAAACAGGCCTGCGCCACGGGCACGTGGGGACCCAGGGAGCCCAAGCAGGGGCTGAAAGCTCCAGAGTCACAGGGGCTTAAGTCGCTTGACTCCTCTTTGGTCTCCATTTGACCTTGGGTAGAACATCGCCCTTCTCGGATCCTCGGTTTCCTTATCTACACAATGATGGCGCAATCTGCTTTTTCACGTGACGTGTGCGTGAAATCATGGCGAGCGGAAGGCCTGGGCGAGCCGGCGAGGCGCGGTTACAGTCAAGGTCTTCAAAGTTTGGGCCGGATCAGGATGGTCCAGTTCCTTCCGCTCCAGGGAGATTGCCCTGACAACATCCACGTGGAGATTCTGCCTGTAGGTTCACCTCAGCACTCCTCCGACTTAGAAGCCTCTCAATCTTCAGAAATTACAGTTATCAGAAAGTTTGAGTTTATTGATgagtatatttattaaatataagaaaaaaaccaGTTTTGCTGTTTTCTGCTCCTCCGGGGCTGTTCCATCTAGACTTGTCAAGTTTAGTAAATGAAAATACAAGATGTTCTGCTCAGTTTTGAATGTCAGAGAAGGGGCACATTTAGTTTAGTATCCAGTGGCCCTTGGCTATGAACCTGGTCTCTGGTTAGCCATGAGTGGCCTTGAGTTCCCCACAGTAAAATAATAACCACAAGATTAAAATGACAAATTTCAAGTTCTTGATTGACTTTTGGAATCGGGGAGTCAGGCAGCACCCCATTCAGTAAAAGAGAATCACGTGTTCTGAAGACTGAATAGAGATGTTTGCTCCCTGGAGAAGGAGCATGGGAGAAAAGCAGAATGGGGTGTAAGGGGCACTAGCCCCGAAGCCTGTACAACTGTTGTGAAGCACGAGGTTCACATTTATTTTCACAGCATCAGCATCACAAACACACGGGGCATGAACCACGTCACTGTAACTGCGGCTACAACAGATCGTCTCTGCGGTGGTCTGAGAGAGAATCgcccccccataggctcatgtatttgaatgtttggttccccagctggtggaactgttggcgaaggattgggaggtgtggtcttgctgaagGAGGTGTGTTGCTGGGAGTGGGCTCTGAGATGTCGAAAGACTCACACCATTCCCcgttagctctctctgcttcatgcttgcagATCAAGAGGTGAGCTCTCACTacttactgctccagcaccatgtctgcctgcctgcctccatgttccccaTAGTGACGGTCATGGACCCTAACCCTCTGGGACTTTCAGTCCCAGATgaactttttcttctgtaaattgccttggccaaggcgttttatcacagcaatagaaaagtaactaagatggcatcctttctttcctttttcattgtttattttgttttgggatagggtttcgtgtagcccaggctgccctcaaactcactctgtaggcaaggataaccttgaacttcttgatcctcctgcttccacctgccaagcactggaattacagctagtccacagcagcaaaaaaaaaaaaaaaaaaaggggaaagcCAGCCTCAGTTGCGGGGAAGGGGAAGGCCAACTCCAAAGGCTGTGCTGTGCCCTGTATGTTCCCAGAGGTGTACATAGGattatgcatgtgcacacacatgtatatgcacacacacacacagctgtgcacacacagggagaagaaaagagaagaaaggaaggaggtaaggaacaaagggaaaaagtttagatattttcttttcaggTATAAAATCAGATTAttacatttaatataatttctctgAATTAAGTAATCTAggtgtattaaaaacaaaaaggagaataaGTTCAGACTATATAAACAGACTTGTGGTTGCCAGACTGAGTTCCGCAGGACAACTGTTCTCTTGGGAAGGAGAACAATCGAGGGTGTCTTTACTGGTCACTAACCCATCCAGGAGGTCTAACCACAGGAACCCCCAAAGGCCCACCTCCTGGCACCATTACTTGAGGAGCTAGGATATCAGCCTCTGAATTTGGGCCACACAGACCAGTCACCTCAGGGACCTTACGATGTCTAGACAGCTCTGTGGGAAGCAGGGGGACACTTTGGGACAGCATGAGCTTTATTCCCAActgccacatggtggaagaattGAGCCAACTCCCCTgtgattgtcctctgacctccacctatTTATcgtggcatgcacacatatgcacgtgtgtgtgtgtgcacatgcacatacacatacacacgtgatAAATAAATCATTGCACTTCTGAACCTACAACCGCTGTGGTTGCTTATACTAGATAAGCCTATTAATATTCTGGAATGGACTGGGGAGGGGCACACGAGGCCTCACTCCTGACTGAGGAGCTATTAGCAGCCAATGCCTACTGGGGTGGGGACTCCTTTATATTGAGGGGTGTGACTCCTGGGGGGTTGCCCATACTTCAGTGGATGGCCCTCACACTATGCACTTactggcagcactaattggatttGTAATATATTCTATATTGTAGTAGGGAGGccgctgcttgttggttcctggctgcccagctaccttaaacccaaaataatcacacagaaactgtactaattaaatcacagcttggccctttagctctagctttttattggctaactcttacatattaatttaacccatttctattaatctgtgtattactgtggctgtggcttaccagctaaagttccggcatctgtctccagcagggctccatggcatctcccagactccacccttcttcctcccagcattcagcttagttttccctgactagttctgttcttccctgccataggctcaaagcagttctttattcattaatcaataaaagcaacacacagacagacggacctcccacaccactatATAttcatgaaattcccaaagagtaaattaaaatattataataaataaatcgctGTAATGGAGCAGCTCTGGGCACAGAACAGGTCTCGCGAATGTTGCTGGGATGAATGAGAAAGCTTATAATGGATGGAGACTTGCCTCCATCCTAACACGGACCCTCTCTCGGGATCTAGCTTCCATCTTAGTCTGAAGTGTAGACTGACCCACTGGGGCTCCTTGTTTGTCAGCAATAGAACACATTTCTGAGTGACTCAAAAAGCAGGCTGTAGGTGTTGGGAAGGTCCAGACCAGCAGAGCCCTGGAGACCCACGTGGCAGGCATCATGGGCATTCTTTACGGCATCCATGCCAGAAGGAATCAGTCTCTCGTTCTGCTCAGGGTTCAAGTTCAGACTCATGGCAAGCTTGGTTTAGATCGCACACCTACACCTTGGCTAGGAAAATGACAGTTTTACAGGTTGGGCAAAGCTCTGTCTAGTGGGTTCTTCTCAGGAGACATTGGTGGGTCCTCGGGTGCAGTGCAGAGCCTGTGAGCATATGCGAAATTTTGAGTTCCACTGGGTTACCCCCAGTGGAAAAGTGTTATCAGAACAAGGTACCTGTTTCTTTAGGCTAGGAAATAAAGAGTCCccgaaaattacttcacccacaTTAACGGCAGCTGGGTACATTGTCTGAAGTAACAGAAAGAGTTGGAGCCTTCCTCAGCGCTTGCTGTCACCTGGCCTTCttgacaaccccccccccccccccccagctactGGGATTTCACACAGAGGCTTTCCAAGCTTATGGGGATATGGGGAGCCTCCAAGGAAAGCTGGCTGGGGAGTCTTCTGCCATCTAGTGGTCACTATAGGAAATTCCATCACTCCATCACTGTTCAAACGTATGCAATACGTTTACTGGTATTGATTGTGTGGCTCTGCTTCACGAGACTCTTTATGCAGCTGAGGCACCCAGGAGCTTGACTGCATACAATGCTTAAGAAGGCTTATTCCTTGAGTCTGAAGTTGGGACAAGGATGCCTGGAAGGTGAGGCATGGCTGGGTTGCTGAGAAAGATTCGTCTGTTCTCCACGttgcctctctgcttcttttgaTTTCCACTTGATCTCTGGTAACTAGGTGACTTGTAGGCCCCAGCCATGACAAACTCaacagaggcctgagtctcagtagtttaccctaaggcaatacctggttctggGAAAGACCAccaactgagaccacccaggcaccccCCAGGAAcaaaccatccaaaggaaattcttaaTGTTCCAACTGTTATAGATAgtatcacctgccagcacacacccgtagcttttcaccaggacacccctaaataaatgtcagccaatcaggattgaacctGTCACCTCACACCCtactaatgtaacttttctgggttttgcctttaaatagtgCTCTCTAGAAAGGTGGGGTACCTCCTCTCACTGCTACGCTGACAAGGTCCCAGAAGGCTTGTAACATGCAcccaataaaccttgcttttgcatttcagtgagtcggtctccctggtggtcttttggggtccccaaGGACTGGGCATAACAAACTAAAGTTTTGCACAGACTTTAGGAACATTGCAGACAACCTGACTGCTAAGATGTCACAggttgggttgtttgtttttgtttttgttgtttgttgttgtttttttaaacctgCGGTGTCCCTTTTGATGCCCCCTTTGTTTAAAACCACAGCACAGCCACGTTCGATGTGGGAATCAATATATAAGCATCGAATCCCTGGACGCCTGGCTCACtgagagccatctctcagcctctGCACCTTGCTGTTCCTTTTGGTATTAATGATAACAGGTAACTGTGTCAGAAACCTCCAGGCCGTCCAGTGAATAAAACATATTATGTAGCTTCACTCTTTtaatgatatacatacatacaatttgTTCCCATGGGATGAAAGGTTAGTTTCTATATTTCTTGCATTATAATATAGTTGGTGCTGTTAAACTAGGTTGTtaagggactggagatatggctcagtggtgaagagtagtggctgctcttccagaggaccagagttcccagcaaccacatcataCCCTCTGCTGACATCCTCAGACATCAGACATGGCACACAAGTGGTGGAgaggcatacgtgcaggcaatATATCCAtacgtataaaataaaataaccgaAAAAGTATACTGTTAGAGTATTTTGTCGTTAATTATTGCGATTTCCCCTTGTGTAAGATTGGCAGAAGAGCATCCACCTGTCAATAAACTCAGACAGTTGGGAGTAAGCAGTAtgactattattttcttttaagatatttaGAGACGGTCTGATTCATTTTCAATTGTTAGgtgttttctgtagttttgggaAGCTCGCCATTATTTTTCAATTCTAAGAGAACCCTTTAGTCATTATTATTTCCTTAATAATTGTTGGGATTTCTTTCCAGGTTTGTAATCTTTCTTTCTCACACTCCTTTTGTACTCATGGCTCACAGCCCATTGATTAAAATCAAGCGCCAGAGGAAATCGTCTGCGGAGGTCGCAGCACTTTGTGGGAAATGTAGTCCCGGACAGACTGCAGCACCCTTCAGAGAACCGTGGGAACCGCCGCACCGAGGCGTTGCGCATGCGCCGTCTCCGAGCCTTGATGGATGCGCTTCCGGTTTTCCGAGCGCTTTTAGGCGAGGCTCCCGCTGCTCCTAAGCGCAGCGGTTCCTCGGGGCCTTCTAGGAACTATAGAAGATTTCCCCGGAGCCAGAGGAAGACCGAGTAGCGAGCTCGGGGCAGGATCGGAGGGACCGGAGCCCGCCCGGAGCCCGCGAAGGCTCGCGGCTGTCCAGCAGCCGGGCGAGGCCGCCGGGCATCACGGGGCTGCAGGCCTCGGGGCGGGCATCCTGGGAAGGAGAGGTGTGAGCATGCAAAAATCGGATCGCAGTAAGTCCTGCGGATGCCCTTGGACCAGGAAACCTTTGGGGCCGCTTACGGGTTGAGCTGCGATTGAGGGAATGAGCAGGTCCAGATTGAGCTGAATGATGCTTCATTGAGGGCTTGTCGTTTGGAGGGAAAGGATGCCTCCACGGATGAGGTCTCTCCATCACTTAGAACAAACGCATGCCGTTTCGCCTGAGTTGCTCAAACCACGTCCATCACCACCCTGGGGTTTTCGACTTAATATAGAATGATATAGTGTACCTAGAGAGAaggtttttcaaatatttaaaaattaccttctTTTCAAATGAACAAGGCAGCAGTTTTAACCATTTAGGTAGTTTGGTGGTGACAGAGCCAAGAATTTAATTCCAGCCTGTTGATTCTCAGGTCAGGCCTTTGTCCTCTACCACATTTAAGCAGAGGCCTCTCATGAAACTGCAGTtaaggttgggggaggggagccgaATGGTAATCATCTTAAAACCCTCAGTCCTTCTGTCTGGGTTTTTCTGATCTCAACTCAGAACGCATTCTTAGGAAAACAGGTAAGTGATGccagaaattaattaattaatgtctTAATCTTAGAGTCGCTCTTTTGCTGTACTGCTTTTCCAGGCTTTATACATACTAAAGTTTATTGATCTGATCTGATATGAACTCCTAagtcttgtgtgtttgttttttaaggcggCACAAGTAAGACGGTAATTCAGTTTAACCCCTTTGTTTCCATCCACACAGAGCGAGGAGCTGGGACTGGTCCACTCAGAGCTGCTCCTGGGCGTGCGTTCCCTCGAGCAGTTGCTTCGTGTGTGATGCTGGCTGCAGGGTCCTTTCCTTCCACAATGTGTCTGTGACTGACCCCATTCTTCCTCACCCAGCCCTTCGATCATCATTCCTGGCCCTTTCTTGAGAGCACCTGAAAATGGACAGTTCCCAGGTAAGTCACTGAGGGCTTCACTTCCCACCTTGGGCCGTAGGTTGTCATTGGTTTGCAACATATACTCTCAGGTGAAatggtagaaatatataaaattcagcCTCAAGGAAAATAAGGGAATCAGATCGATACCAGAAGAGTGAACCGCAATAAACAGAAATTATTGTGGGGCAGGGCCgtatatgactttaatcccagcacttgggaggcaggtggatctctgagtttgaggccagcctggactacatagagttcctggacagccagggatacagagaaatcatgtcttgaaaaataaagaaataaacagaaattatacATCCCGGTAGGTTTATTCAGGTTGAACAAGAAAGACCCCAGAGATGTGAAGTAGGCTGTTACCATGGTTTTCCTGTCATTGGTTTATAAATATTCATAGGGTCTTTGAGCAGATGATGTCACGTCAGCTTTACCAACAACAGCTGTGGATGTCTACCTTGGCAAGACCTCGTAATTACAGATGTCTAATCTGTTGTCGGGATAGACAGCCTTCTGATTGCTCTTCttgagggagggagtgaagaaaCCTTGGAAAAATGGGTTACCTGGTTACCTGTGCCTCAAACGATGCCCTTTTGCTATTtccttttagtaatttttttcttttatgcttttttttctcctgtttttatgAAAGAAAGAGTTACTTTAAAGCCCAGATGGGCCTCAAACTGGTAACTGTCCTTAGGCCTCCTGAGTGTTTCAGCTCTGCTTTTAAATCAGGCGTCGTTCTAGATCCCGTGGTATAACTGTTTTACTCACCTGTCTAATGTCAGCCCAGTCCATGTCTGCTACCCCTGTTGTGATCAGAATTAGTTATCAGATCTCCATTTTCAAGCCCAGTAGGCATTTCCACCCCGTGCTTCTCTGAGTTCTCTGTTACACTTGCCAGTGTGACCGTCCCTTCCCAAGATGCACTTCTGACGACTTCTAGCCTTCACACGACTCTGTCTTCTACTCTCATTTAGAGTTTTACCGTGCAGCCCTTTGAGCtctgaaatcttcctgcctcgaAGAACCTCAGTGTTGGATTCTTGCTTTACTTCCCTGCAAGGGTCCTCTAAAGGCACTAGGAGTCCTGCTgtccaaaaaagaaataatgttggCAGTCTGTCTGTCCAGTGTGCTTCTTCCCCACTGTTTCTTGCCAAGGCTGTTAATCCTTCAGTTACCCAAGctagaaagaaaatgaggcccaaagccaggtgtggcggctcacgcctgtaattccagtacccaGGAAGCTAATACAGGAAAGTTGCTAtggattgaggccagcctgggctacagtttgaaactgtttcaaaaatggggagcgggggctggagagatggctcagaggttaagagcactggctgctcttccagaggtcctgagttcaattcccagcaaccatatggtggctcacaaccatctgtaattcgaTCTGGttccttcttctggcatgcagacagaacactgtataaataataaataaataaattttttttaaaaaatggggagggggagcaaAAGGAAATGAGGTATGTGTTAAGTCTCTTAGCATGTGATGTTGGCGTGTGCCCAACTCCGGTCATGTCATCCAACCAGCTCATAATGTCTCTGTCCCACATGTGGTCAGTCCATCTTGGTCCTCAAGTAGCAGAGTGCCTTCATCTCACACCCACTGATGCTCCTGTGGAAGGGCATCCTAATTTTCTTCCCCTTTGCCTGGACCTTTTAGCTGTTGTTTCCTATGCTTTCAAGCATGGAAGAGCAAGCTTCTTCTGGGAGACCAGATAATAACTGTTTACAGTTTTGCTTGGATACAGTCTCCTTAAGCTCTAAATGCAGCAGTGGTTGCATGAGAACGTCACGGGCAAAGTGTGGACCAGGCGCTGGCCAGATTCAGCTACAGTGGCTGGATTTGGCTCACAGACAGTGGCTTGCCCTCACCCATGTGCTGCAGGGTTGCCTCCAGCATGCACATTGGGTCCTGCTGCCCTAGTGTTTACCTCTGTGGGTTTGCATGTTTCATACTAGTGGTGTCCAGGGTAGAGGACGAGGAGCCCCATAGCAGCCCCTGCACTTCTAGTCATATTCATATCGTGGCCGGAAGCATGGGAACAACAGGTTGTTAATGGTGTTAATGTGCTTATTGGCACCAACAGATTGCTTGTAGAGTTACGTTATGATTTCCAGGTAAATTCATGGGTCATTAGTACATGGACGAGTGTGTTACTGGTGTGTCGCAGAAACCTGGGTGGGTACCCGTGTGCTCCGCCCACTTCCCCTACAGCCTTCCTTTCCTACTGCTCTTCGGCTGCCATGTttgttttgcctgagtgtattTCTCAGTGAACACACTATGGCAAGACACACCTCACGTGAGGACTAAAATGATCATCTCACAGAAGCCCGATGGCACAAAATAGGACCATTTGTGGTCACCCTTTGTCTAGCTTGTGTGTTCCTGCCCGAGGTGCAGTTTCCGCCTGTGTCATTTATCATGCTGGGCGCTCCGTGGGAGCAAGAGCCATACTGCACGTGAGTCGGTAACCTGGGGATCCAGGGCACAGTATAATCTGCACGTTTAAAACGCTCATTCATAAACAGTGGGCGGTTTCTGCTCTTTCGTCCCCTGTGAAGCATCTCTTATAGCCTAACGTTGGCCGTGGCAGCACCCTCCTTACGTTTG
Protein-coding sequences here:
- the LOC119814358 gene encoding osteoclast stimulatory transmembrane protein, translated to MRDNRGAAEHLIRLGWKFWRLGIYKALVPLQTAWNAFSRPLPTSCGELLTQLLLCASLAGVMAGLLHHWLVSSQLYPQGPPALVTTVCGLLVFLSLGLVPPIRCLFALSVPTLGSEQGRRLLLSYSVANLAVAVVPNVLANVGAAGQVLSCVTEGSLESLLNTTYQLGLASQALGPASQAGSRSLAFEAQGNSSAFRLHMHSAAQQILEDFSSLEFLTHAALGTQRVVTGLFMLGLLGESAWYLHRYLTDLRFDNIYATRQLVQQLAQAGATHLLASPPPWLLQAAQPKLSHEELLSCLLRLGLLALLLVATAVTAATDYGAFLLAQAAVTWAQKLPTVPVTLTVKYDASYKLLDFILFVLNQPPVEGKFASAPRSFQWELYSIPHDCHLPQAQPPRVRAALTAGALQLLAGATLVLQAYAWRLRHAIAASFFPVQEARRVSHLQGRLQRRQDRSDHLDKQACATGTWGPREPKQGLKAPESQGLKSLDSSLVSI